From Desulfomonilia bacterium, the proteins below share one genomic window:
- a CDS encoding phosphatidate cytidylyltransferase — translation MITRLLSALVLIIVLALPVAFGPAWVVLVFAMIVVPWCAFELMKATLSKTAHVLGYILMVGTEGLLWYAHKGDFMLLFMVSTCTALSIIIAGLYLYEKGWATGRDVAIALSGLVYPSGLCCFVVMLRYAPDGRFWMIFAIVCTFIADGGAYFAGRSLGRHKLSPNLSPEKTIEGLAGGIAASMVFGLIFALCYTKISELTTVWEPLIRTYPVWLYIVLGLAAALLGLAGDLNASMYKREFAIKNFGNVIPGHGGMLDRMDSGITVGAALYIILSFII, via the coding sequence ATGATCACAAGACTCTTAAGCGCCCTGGTTCTGATTATTGTTCTGGCCTTGCCGGTTGCATTCGGCCCCGCATGGGTGGTGCTTGTGTTTGCGATGATCGTCGTACCCTGGTGCGCATTCGAACTCATGAAGGCGACATTGTCTAAAACCGCACACGTCCTGGGCTACATCCTGATGGTGGGAACCGAGGGATTACTTTGGTATGCACATAAGGGAGACTTCATGCTGCTCTTCATGGTCAGCACATGCACTGCTCTATCGATAATTATTGCAGGACTCTACCTTTACGAAAAAGGATGGGCGACAGGCAGGGATGTTGCCATAGCCCTTTCAGGGCTTGTATATCCGTCAGGGCTTTGCTGCTTCGTTGTGATGCTCAGGTACGCGCCTGACGGCAGGTTCTGGATGATATTCGCCATTGTATGCACATTTATTGCCGACGGCGGTGCATATTTCGCCGGGAGGTCTCTTGGCAGGCACAAGCTCAGCCCGAACCTGAGCCCAGAGAAGACGATCGAAGGCCTTGCAGGAGGCATAGCGGCAAGCATGGTGTTCGGCTTAATTTTTGCCCTATGCTATACAAAAATCTCAGAACTGACGACGGTGTGGGAGCCCTTGATAAGGACGTATCCCGTATGGCTTTACATAGTGCTGGGGTTAGCGGCAGCGCTTCTAGGCCTTGCCGGAGACCTGAACGCATCAATGTACAAAAGGGAATTCGCGATCAAGAACTTCGGCAACGTCATCCCCGGGCACGGTGGCATGCTCGACAGAATGGACAGCGGTATAACGGTGGGCGCCGCTCTCTACATAATTCTGAGCTTCATAATCTGA